A genomic segment from Paramixta manurensis encodes:
- a CDS encoding tyrosine-type recombinase/integrase, translating to MKLNARQVDAAKPREKAYKLADGAGLYLEVVPSGSRYWRMKYRFNGKEKRMAFGVYPAVSLAQARALRDEAKKKLAEGIDPSFAKKEEKLVRDVQLNNTFQAVALEWHGTKVSRWSEGYASDIIEAFNKDIFPYIGQQPVNEIKPLVLLNVLRRMESRGATEKAKKVRQRCSEVFRYAIVTGRAEYNPAADLTSAMSGHESKHYPFLTVEELPDFFEALSGYTGSPLVVLAARLLILTGVRTGELRGAFWSEFDLEKAVWEIPAERMKMKRPHLVPLSTQALEIVQQLKVMSGQYHLVFPGRNDPRKTMSEASINQVFKRIGYTGKVTGHGFRHTMSTILHEEGFNTAWIETQLAHVDKNAIRGTYNHALYLEGRREMMQWYADYIDKVGRVALRSAS from the coding sequence ATGAAGCTAAATGCGCGACAGGTAGATGCAGCTAAACCCAGAGAGAAAGCCTACAAGCTGGCAGATGGTGCTGGTTTGTATCTTGAAGTCGTTCCCTCTGGCTCTCGGTACTGGCGGATGAAGTATCGCTTCAATGGAAAAGAGAAGCGTATGGCTTTTGGGGTCTATCCGGCAGTGTCTCTTGCACAAGCGAGGGCACTACGCGATGAAGCCAAGAAAAAGCTGGCCGAGGGTATCGATCCATCGTTTGCCAAGAAAGAAGAAAAGCTGGTTCGGGATGTGCAGCTCAATAATACGTTTCAGGCAGTGGCGCTTGAATGGCACGGAACGAAGGTGAGTCGATGGTCAGAAGGTTATGCCTCCGACATTATCGAAGCTTTCAATAAAGATATTTTCCCCTATATCGGCCAGCAGCCGGTGAATGAAATCAAACCGCTGGTTCTGCTGAATGTGCTGCGTAGAATGGAAAGCCGTGGTGCGACAGAGAAGGCTAAGAAGGTTCGCCAGCGCTGCAGTGAAGTTTTTCGTTATGCCATCGTTACCGGACGCGCGGAATACAATCCTGCTGCAGATCTAACCAGTGCGATGTCAGGGCATGAATCGAAACATTACCCCTTCCTTACCGTTGAGGAGTTACCTGATTTCTTCGAAGCTCTCTCAGGCTATACAGGAAGCCCGCTGGTTGTGCTTGCCGCTCGGCTGCTGATCCTTACGGGAGTTCGCACCGGCGAGCTTCGAGGTGCTTTCTGGAGTGAGTTTGATCTTGAAAAAGCGGTGTGGGAAATACCTGCAGAGCGTATGAAGATGAAACGGCCTCACCTTGTCCCCCTCTCTACCCAAGCACTAGAGATCGTACAGCAGCTCAAAGTGATGTCTGGGCAATATCATCTGGTGTTTCCTGGGAGGAATGATCCCCGCAAGACGATGAGTGAAGCGAGTATTAATCAGGTATTCAAACGGATTGGGTATACGGGAAAGGTTACTGGACATGGTTTTCGGCACACGATGAGTACGATTTTGCATGAAGAAGGGTTCAATACGGCGTGGATTGAAACTCAGCTTGCGCATGTCGATAAGAATGCGATTCGCGGAACGTACAATCATGCGTTGTATTTGGAGGGCAGGAGGGAGATGATGCAGTGGTATGCGGATTATATTGATAAAGTTGGAAGGGTTGCTCTCAGGAGTGCTTCATAA
- the proB gene encoding glutamate 5-kinase, whose amino-acid sequence MSGSQTLVVKLGTSVLTGGSRRLNRAHIVELVRQCAQQHAAGHRIVIVTSGAIAAGREHLGYPELPPTIASKQLLAAVGQSRLIQLWEQLFSIYGIHIGQMLLTRADLEERERFLNARDMLRALLDNNIVPVINENDAVATAEIKVGDNDNLSALAAILAGADKLLLLTDQPGLFTADPRNNPQAELISDVHGIDDALRTIAGDSVSGLGTGGMATKLQAADVACRAGIDVIIAAGGRPGVIGDVISGQPVGTRFHALQTPLENRKRWIFGAPPAGEITVDDGALAAILERGSSLLPKGIRAISGNFSRGEVIRIRSLQGRDIAHGVSRYNSDAIRLIAGHHSQQISDILGYEYGPVAVHRDDMIVS is encoded by the coding sequence ATGAGCGGCAGCCAGACCCTGGTAGTCAAACTGGGGACCAGTGTCCTGACCGGCGGATCGCGTCGGTTAAATCGGGCACATATTGTTGAATTGGTTCGCCAATGCGCGCAGCAGCACGCGGCGGGACATCGAATTGTTATCGTCACCTCTGGCGCGATAGCCGCCGGACGTGAACATTTGGGGTATCCCGAACTGCCGCCGACCATCGCTTCTAAACAGTTGTTGGCAGCGGTAGGGCAAAGCCGTTTGATCCAGCTTTGGGAACAACTGTTCTCTATTTATGGCATTCATATTGGGCAGATGCTGTTGACCCGCGCCGATCTGGAAGAACGTGAACGTTTCCTGAACGCGCGTGATATGCTGCGTGCGTTGTTGGACAATAATATTGTGCCGGTCATCAATGAGAACGATGCGGTTGCCACCGCAGAAATAAAAGTGGGCGATAACGATAATCTTTCGGCGCTGGCGGCGATTTTGGCCGGTGCGGATAAGCTGTTGCTGTTAACCGATCAACCAGGGCTATTTACCGCCGATCCGCGTAATAATCCGCAAGCTGAATTAATTAGCGATGTTCATGGGATTGATGATGCGTTACGTACCATCGCCGGTGATAGCGTCTCTGGCCTGGGAACCGGCGGGATGGCGACCAAGTTGCAGGCCGCCGATGTTGCCTGCCGTGCCGGGATTGATGTGATTATTGCTGCTGGCGGACGGCCAGGTGTGATTGGCGATGTCATTAGCGGTCAACCGGTTGGAACACGTTTCCATGCGCTACAAACCCCGCTGGAAAACCGTAAGCGCTGGATTTTCGGCGCGCCGCCTGCCGGTGAGATTACCGTTGACGATGGCGCACTGGCCGCCATTCTGGAGCGCGGTAGTTCACTATTGCCAAAAGGCATCCGCGCGATTAGCGGTAATTTTTCCCGGGGCGAAGTTATCCGCATTCGTAGCCTGCAAGGGCGTGACATTGCGCATGGCGTATCACGTTATAACAGCGATGCCATACGTTTGATTGCCGGCCATCATAGCCAGCAAATCAGCGATATTTTAGGGTATGAATATGGTCCGGTTGCCGTGCACCGCGACGATATGATTGTTAGTTAA
- the proA gene encoding glutamate-5-semialdehyde dehydrogenase — protein sequence MLEEMGKAAKAASYQLSVLSSEQKNQVLLTIAERLEAQSAEILAANELDLADARQNGMSEALLDRLALNPARLKGIADDVRQVCRLADPVGQLIDGGQLDSGLRIERRRVPLGVVGVIYEARPNVTVDVASLCLKTGNATILRGGKETYRTNSATVRVIQAALQQHGLPAGAVQAIESPDRELVNQLLRLDRYVDMLIPRGGAGLHKLCREQSTIPVITGGIGVCHIYVDESIEFDAALNVIVNAKKQRPSACNSLETLLVHHAIAERFLPVLSQRMAEEGVKLHADPRALSLLQNGPAEVSEVTEAQYRDEWLSLDLNLKLVDGLDEGIAHIREYGTQHSDAILTRSIRNANRFVNEVDSSAVYVNASTRFTDGGQFGLGAEVAVSTQKLHARGPMGLEALTTYKWIAYGDDTIRG from the coding sequence ATGCTTGAGGAAATGGGTAAAGCGGCGAAAGCGGCGTCATATCAACTTTCGGTATTGTCGAGCGAGCAAAAGAACCAAGTGCTTCTGACCATTGCCGAGCGGCTGGAAGCGCAGAGCGCGGAGATCCTCGCGGCAAATGAGCTGGATTTGGCCGATGCGCGCCAAAACGGCATGAGCGAAGCGTTGCTGGATCGGCTGGCGTTAAACCCGGCACGGCTAAAAGGCATTGCCGATGACGTGCGCCAAGTCTGCCGTCTGGCCGATCCGGTTGGGCAACTGATCGATGGCGGTCAGCTTGATAGCGGCTTACGTATTGAACGCCGTCGCGTACCGCTTGGCGTGGTTGGCGTGATCTATGAAGCCCGTCCTAACGTGACGGTAGATGTTGCTTCGCTATGCCTGAAAACCGGTAATGCCACCATTTTGCGCGGTGGAAAAGAGACTTACCGTACTAACAGCGCCACGGTACGCGTGATTCAGGCGGCGTTGCAACAGCACGGTCTGCCCGCCGGTGCGGTGCAGGCGATCGAAAGCCCGGATCGTGAACTGGTGAATCAACTCCTGCGTCTGGATCGCTATGTCGATATGCTGATCCCGCGCGGCGGCGCTGGGTTGCATAAACTGTGCCGCGAGCAATCCACCATTCCGGTGATTACCGGCGGAATTGGCGTATGCCATATTTATGTCGATGAATCGATAGAGTTCGACGCGGCGTTAAACGTGATTGTTAACGCCAAGAAACAGCGCCCCAGCGCCTGTAATTCACTGGAAACGCTTTTAGTTCATCACGCCATCGCCGAGCGCTTTTTGCCTGTGCTGAGCCAGCGTATGGCGGAAGAGGGCGTGAAACTGCATGCCGACCCGCGCGCATTGTCGCTGTTGCAAAATGGCCCGGCGGAAGTCAGCGAAGTCACCGAAGCGCAGTACCGCGACGAGTGGTTGTCGCTGGATCTGAACCTGAAGCTGGTGGATGGGCTGGATGAAGGGATTGCGCATATCCGTGAATACGGTACGCAGCATTCCGACGCGATACTGACGCGCAGTATTCGTAATGCGAACCGGTTTGTGAATGAGGTGGACTCATCGGCGGTGTATGTGAATGCCAGCACGCGCTTTACCGATGGCGGGCAGTTTGGTCTGGGCGCTGAAGTCGCGGTTAGCACTCAGAAACTGCATGCGCGTGGACCGATGGGGCTGGAAGCGTTGACCACCTATAAATGGATTGCATACGGCGACGACACCATTCGCGGCTAA